The following is a genomic window from Polaribacter atrinae.
CTTATACCTATATTTGCATTTTAAAATTAGAAATTATGTATCCAGAAGAATTAGTAAAACCAATGCGCGATGAGTTAATTAACGCAGGTTTTGAAGCATTATATACAAGTGAAGACGTTGAAAAAGCAATGTCTAAAGAAGGAACAACTTTGGTAATGGTAAACTCTGTTTGTGGTTGTGCTGCAGGTACGGCAAGACCAGGTGCTATTGCGTCTTTAGGGGCAGATAAAACACCAACAAACTTAACTACTGTTTTTGCAGGTGTAGAAAAAGAATCTACCCAAAGAGCACGTGAGTTTATGATTCCTTTTCCTCCATCTTCTCCAGCAATTGCGTTGTTTAAAGATGGTAACTTGGTACACATGTTAGAACGTCACCACATTGAGGGTAGATCTGCGCAAATGATTGCACAGAATTTAGCACAGGCTTACGAAGAGTTTTGCTAGGCTTCTAAAAATATATTATATAAAAAAATCCACTTAATAATATAAGTGGATTTTTTTTTCAAGAACATTTCCTATTATGGCATCAGAATTTTCTACATACACCAAAGAAGAACTTATAAAGAAACTTAAAAAACAAAAGAATTTCTTTATTATTAAAATGTTCGTAATTCTTTTAATGGTGGTTTTTGCTGTTTTTTCTACCATCGAAAACGGCATTTCTTTTCATACTTTTTTACCTTTATTTTTTATTCCAATGTCAATTTTTATGTATTTTGATATTAGAAACATCAAGAAAGAACTCGCATTAAGAAAATAACATGAATACAGAAAGCATCATTAAAAACACGATTAATTTTGTAAAAGAAACTTTAAAAAATGCAGAAGGTGGACACGATTGGTTTCATATAGAGCGCGTCTATAAAAATGCTATTTTAATTTCTAAGGATGAACAAGTAGATGCTTTTGTGGTGAGCTTAGGTGCTTTATTACACGATATTGCAGATCCTAAATTTTATGATGGCAATGAAACTGTTGGCCCTAAAATAGCTACGGCATTTTTAGAAGAACAAAACGTATCTACAGAAGTTATAGAACATGTTATTAATATTATTAAACATATTTCTTATAAGAATTCTTTAGAAACCAGTGGTGAAAAATTTACATCTAAAGAATTAGAGGTTGTACAAGATGCAGACAGATTAGACGCTATTGGCGCTATAGGTATTGCACGTTGTTTTAATTACGGTGGTTTTAAAAACCGGACTTTATACGACCCAGAAATTCTGCCAAATTTAAAGATGACTAAAGAAGAGTATAAAAATTCTTCTGCACCAACTATTAATCATTTTTACGAAAAACTATTGCTATTAAAAGATAAAATGAATACTTCTTCTGGACAGCGAATTGCTGCAGATAGACATTTATATATGGAAGTCTTTTTAAAGCAATTTAACGATGAATGGAACGGCGTTAAGTAATCTTACAACGCTTAATTCTGAATTAAACTCATCATTTCACTTCTATATTTTGAAGCTGATTTACCTGTAAATTCTTTAAACAGTTTATTAAAGTGAGAAAAGTTGTTAAAACCACACTCAAAACAAATATCTGTAATACTTGTTTGACTTTCTGATAATAACTTAGTTGCATGCACAACTCTATATTCATTTACTAATTTAGTGAACGTTCTACCTGTTGTTTTCTTAAAAAACCTACAAAATGCAGGAACCGTCATACTTACAAGTCCAGAAATTTCATCTAAACTAATATGTTGGTTAAAATTCTCATTTATATGTTTAAAAATAACATCAATTTTACTGCTGTCTTGTGGTTGCGTCTCAAAAGCATAACCATCTGCATTTAACAAGGTATAATCGTCTGATTTAGAAAGTGTGTGTAGAATCTCTAACAAAACCAAAACTTGTTTAAAACCTTGTTTCTCAGATAATTTCTCAATTTTAGGACCTAATTTTTGTTTTGTTTTTACTCCAAACAGAATTCCTTTTTTAGCTTTTTCAAATAAAATACTAATTGGTTTCATTTCTGGAACTTCAAAAAACTCATTTCCTAAAAAGTCTGGTTTAAATTGTACCAATGTTTCAGAACCATTTGTAGTTAACCTATCTGTAAACCCGTTATGTGGCAAGTTAGAACCTATTAATAACAACTGACTATTATTAAAATAAGACAAATGATTACCAATGTGTCTTTTTCCCTTTCCTTTATTAACATAAACTAATTCGATTTCTGGATGAAAATGCCAAAATGCTTTTATTTGTTTTAAAAACTCGGTGTGTTTTTTTACAAGTATAGAACTTCCAAAATCTGGACTAATTTTCTCTAAAGTGGGCTTAACATTCATAAACAGGGGTATTTGAATGGCAAATTTACAACACTAAACTGTAAAAAGCTGTATAAAATTAACAAAATTATACACCATATTAACTTTAATTTCTTTTAACATAAAAATAACAGATAATTTAACACACAAACCTACCAATTTTGATGTTTTTAAAACAAAATTTCCACCATAAATTTGCAGTGTTATTAATCATATAAAATGACAAATAAAATGAAGAAAATTATATTGGTTGCCTTAATGTTCGGAACAATAATTAGTTACGCAAACGAAAACATAGACATTAAAGACGCAAAGAAAACTGTTAAAGTTGAATTTAGCAATGTAAAAAAAGGTCAGACTTTAAATATTAAAGACCATACTGGCTTAGTAGTTTATAATGACAAAATTGAAAATTCTGGAGATTATTCTAAAACATTTGATTTTTCTGCTTTAGAAGACGGAGTGTATTCTTTTGAGTTGATTAAAGATTTCGAAATTGTTATTAAACAATTTTACGTTGAGAATGGATTGGTTACTTTTTTAGACGATAATAATGAGAAAGTATTTAAACCTATCATAAGAAATGAAGGTCAATTATTATTTATATCTAAAATTAGTTTTAATAATGAACCTTTAAAAGTTACTCTTTATTATAACGATAAAGCGGTATTATCGGAAACGGTATCTGGTGATCAAATTTTAAAGAGAGTATATAAATTATCAGAAAAAGAAATTG
Proteins encoded in this region:
- a CDS encoding BrxA/BrxB family bacilliredoxin, whose amino-acid sequence is MYPEELVKPMRDELINAGFEALYTSEDVEKAMSKEGTTLVMVNSVCGCAAGTARPGAIASLGADKTPTNLTTVFAGVEKESTQRAREFMIPFPPSSPAIALFKDGNLVHMLERHHIEGRSAQMIAQNLAQAYEEFC
- a CDS encoding HD domain-containing protein, with amino-acid sequence MNTESIIKNTINFVKETLKNAEGGHDWFHIERVYKNAILISKDEQVDAFVVSLGALLHDIADPKFYDGNETVGPKIATAFLEEQNVSTEVIEHVINIIKHISYKNSLETSGEKFTSKELEVVQDADRLDAIGAIGIARCFNYGGFKNRTLYDPEILPNLKMTKEEYKNSSAPTINHFYEKLLLLKDKMNTSSGQRIAADRHLYMEVFLKQFNDEWNGVK
- a CDS encoding AraC family transcriptional regulator, giving the protein MNVKPTLEKISPDFGSSILVKKHTEFLKQIKAFWHFHPEIELVYVNKGKGKRHIGNHLSYFNNSQLLLIGSNLPHNGFTDRLTTNGSETLVQFKPDFLGNEFFEVPEMKPISILFEKAKKGILFGVKTKQKLGPKIEKLSEKQGFKQVLVLLEILHTLSKSDDYTLLNADGYAFETQPQDSSKIDVIFKHINENFNQHISLDEISGLVSMTVPAFCRFFKKTTGRTFTKLVNEYRVVHATKLLSESQTSITDICFECGFNNFSHFNKLFKEFTGKSASKYRSEMMSLIQN